Proteins co-encoded in one Sulfurimonas sp. HSL1-2 genomic window:
- a CDS encoding response regulator, with product MSKRILIVDDIGFIVEFESTVIDALSKEIKQKILIDSANSVREALAKIAQNDYDAMVVDMNLPDGTGIEIAKAAQAKNAQTRIAALTIYPQKFEQDHTYFDAYFKKPILPAVYKENVRRLLQL from the coding sequence ATGAGTAAACGTATTCTGATCGTGGATGATATCGGTTTTATCGTCGAATTCGAATCGACAGTCATTGATGCCCTCTCCAAAGAGATCAAGCAGAAGATCCTGATCGATTCGGCGAACTCCGTCCGCGAAGCGCTTGCGAAAATCGCGCAGAACGATTACGATGCCATGGTCGTGGACATGAACCTGCCTGACGGTACGGGCATCGAGATCGCCAAGGCGGCGCAGGCCAAAAACGCGCAGACGCGCATTGCCGCGCTGACGATCTATCCCCAGAAGTTCGAGCAGGACCACACCTACTTCGACGCGTATTTCAAAAAACCGATCCTGCCGGCCGTCTATAAAGAAAATGTCCGCCGACTGCTCCAACTGTAG
- a CDS encoding ATP-binding protein: protein MKKFNSGEFKALLQETTRRIEAAEDNRQINAVTETLVTTLLDSEFASLWVFDEMEASLKRAREADQVCELSMLDQHGVLAKSFLTLTGGIYNYLASEKEYAPETDNPDEIRMKSKIILPLMNDERLLGIVTAYSSVRHKQNFDEDDMEMLEAIAPFLVNVIYRMYPEKQTEDAPEIYLSERLKESSNAVSRQVEASERAQPTTAAPDETLMFLANTVHDIRTPANALFGFLELLEGQVDNARLLQYVRNAKESARFINELTTSILDRVSTQRERTLSTPVRITPAKFFADIADIFSANMSDKALCYLIYIDPALPKEISVDAAKLKRVVMNLIGNAYKFTPTGKSVELAVVYDQSAGTMSVAVTDTGIGIAEEHQQAIFEAFRQATDDTAATFGGTGLGLAISAQYVHDLGGELALESEVDKGSCFFFTLPLQAVNTAPSFAPVQNPQSKIAILMDEPNLPTSRNIMRYLLRMGLPKSNIVAIRSVIQAPSDTTHLIAFQSKFDEQVVAYAKTNSLPLTVMEERFLSMTKTQNTAEVDVISQYGYYASRLHAMLSSRSIPKVLVADDDRINIELIKAILEEEFCTIETAQDGQSAIDLLAKGILENQPFTLLLLDNHMPKISGNDVIRELRAIEKQHDLPSAYAVSISGDPKASASDNPHFDAYVGKPFNKKEIKKVLKAAMAARD from the coding sequence ATGAAAAAATTCAACAGCGGCGAATTCAAAGCACTGCTCCAGGAGACGACGCGCCGGATCGAGGCCGCAGAGGACAACCGGCAGATCAACGCCGTCACCGAAACGCTCGTCACGACGCTGCTGGATTCGGAATTCGCCTCGCTCTGGGTCTTCGACGAGATGGAAGCATCCCTCAAACGCGCCCGCGAAGCGGACCAGGTGTGCGAGCTATCCATGCTGGACCAGCACGGCGTCCTGGCCAAAAGTTTCCTGACCCTGACCGGGGGGATCTACAACTACCTCGCCAGCGAGAAAGAGTATGCTCCGGAAACCGATAACCCCGACGAGATCAGGATGAAATCCAAGATCATCCTGCCGCTGATGAACGACGAACGTCTGCTGGGCATCGTCACGGCCTACTCCTCGGTACGCCACAAACAGAACTTCGACGAGGACGACATGGAGATGCTCGAAGCGATCGCGCCCTTTCTCGTCAACGTCATCTACCGTATGTACCCGGAAAAACAGACGGAAGATGCCCCCGAAATCTATCTCAGCGAGCGCCTCAAAGAGAGTTCGAATGCGGTCAGCCGACAGGTCGAGGCGAGTGAACGCGCGCAGCCGACGACGGCCGCTCCCGACGAGACGCTCATGTTCCTGGCCAATACGGTCCACGATATCCGGACCCCGGCCAATGCGCTTTTCGGGTTCCTGGAGCTGCTCGAAGGTCAGGTCGACAACGCCCGGCTGCTGCAGTACGTCCGCAACGCCAAAGAGAGCGCCCGCTTTATCAACGAGCTGACCACCTCCATCCTCGACCGCGTTTCGACGCAGCGCGAACGCACACTCTCAACGCCCGTACGGATCACACCGGCAAAGTTCTTCGCCGATATCGCCGATATCTTTTCGGCGAACATGTCGGACAAGGCGCTCTGCTACCTCATCTACATCGATCCCGCACTTCCCAAGGAGATCAGCGTCGATGCCGCCAAACTCAAACGGGTCGTCATGAACCTCATCGGCAATGCCTACAAGTTCACCCCGACCGGGAAGTCCGTCGAGCTGGCCGTTGTTTACGACCAGAGTGCCGGAACGATGAGCGTGGCGGTTACCGATACGGGAATCGGGATCGCCGAAGAGCACCAGCAGGCGATCTTTGAAGCCTTCAGACAGGCGACGGACGACACGGCCGCCACCTTCGGCGGCACCGGCCTCGGCCTCGCCATCAGCGCCCAGTACGTCCACGATCTCGGCGGGGAGCTGGCACTTGAGAGCGAAGTGGACAAAGGGAGCTGCTTCTTCTTCACACTGCCGCTGCAGGCCGTCAATACGGCTCCGAGCTTCGCCCCGGTCCAGAACCCGCAAAGCAAGATCGCCATCCTCATGGACGAGCCCAACCTGCCGACCAGCAGGAATATCATGCGCTACCTGCTGCGCATGGGGCTCCCGAAATCCAATATTGTCGCGATCCGTTCCGTCATCCAGGCGCCTTCCGACACCACCCACCTCATCGCTTTTCAAAGTAAATTCGATGAGCAGGTGGTCGCTTATGCCAAAACGAACAGCCTGCCTCTGACGGTGATGGAGGAGCGCTTCCTCTCCATGACCAAAACACAGAACACGGCGGAGGTCGACGTCATCTCGCAGTACGGCTACTATGCGAGCAGGCTCCATGCCATGCTTTCAAGCCGCAGCATCCCCAAAGTCCTTGTCGCCGACGACGACCGCATCAACATCGAACTGATCAAAGCGATCCTCGAAGAGGAGTTCTGCACGATCGAAACGGCCCAGGACGGCCAGAGCGCCATCGACCTGCTCGCCAAAGGGATTCTGGAGAACCAGCCCTTTACCCTGCTCCTTCTCGACAACCATATGCCGAAGATTTCGGGTAACGACGTCATCCGGGAGTTGCGGGCCATTGAAAAACAGCACGACCTCCCTTCGGCCTATGCCGTCTCCATTTCGGGGGACCCGAAAGCCAGTGCTTCGGACAACCCCCACTTTGACGCCTATGTCGGGAAGCCCTTCAACAAAAAAGAGATCAAAAAGGTGCTCAAAGCGGCAATGGCCGCACGGGATTAG
- a CDS encoding ATP-binding cassette domain-containing protein — MQVLRVERLSFGYTQEKPLYHDFSLSLDTGEIKAIVGPSGAGKSTLFELILGNLRPRAGRIEALPASMVFQDPYSSFHPTYTVLNQIRDVADTSGMEHYLEDMGLDEALLHKLPHELSGGQLQRASILRALLMKPKLLLLDEPTSALDNVIQLDVMQLLLRHLDEVGMLLITHEIDLANWCADEIVQIG, encoded by the coding sequence ATGCAGGTTTTACGGGTTGAGAGGCTCTCCTTCGGCTACACGCAGGAGAAGCCGCTCTATCATGACTTCTCCCTCTCGCTTGACACGGGAGAGATCAAAGCGATCGTCGGTCCCAGCGGGGCGGGCAAGAGTACCCTCTTCGAACTCATCCTCGGCAACCTCCGTCCCCGGGCCGGGAGGATCGAAGCCCTGCCGGCCTCCATGGTCTTCCAGGACCCCTACAGCTCCTTTCACCCCACCTACACGGTGCTCAACCAGATCAGGGACGTGGCGGATACATCCGGGATGGAACACTACCTTGAGGATATGGGGCTGGACGAGGCGCTCCTGCACAAACTCCCCCACGAGCTCTCCGGAGGGCAGCTCCAGCGCGCTTCCATTCTGCGTGCATTGCTGATGAAACCGAAGCTGCTGCTGCTGGACGAGCCGACCTCCGCGCTGGACAACGTCATCCAGCTCGACGTGATGCAGCTGCTGCTGCGCCACCTGGACGAGGTCGGCATGCTCCTGATCACCCACGAGATCGACCTCGCCAACTGGTGCGCCGACGAGATCGTCCAAATAGGCTGA